The following coding sequences are from one Hymenobacter sp. DG25A window:
- a CDS encoding DUF5694 domain-containing protein, translating into MHKRLFLLWLVLCGAAHSVSAQKPLEVVIVGTSHYNGGPDSLYRPIIDKLKVYRPDMVFGEYLTAADARQMPAGESVGVPFQRRLQYMKRQALTTAPLTAKAAATARRKLRKKPQLHHQRIDLARHYAYTYDRGNTEYQLFLLEETFKKNLSPADQTYYLQAFGSADSLRKAAKMVRPLTEYHKIFFPLLQELGQDQIYAMDCQRYSAAWDKASSEAYTQYIALQAGFKQDSTTAQAATFRQIAAIKPAYFAYLEAPATQEATYRAMNMPEMGTLSDKLNFFGDEPLYAAPGFPTQAVRAMKAQWELRNQGMCDNIVRQAREQGASRVVVAVGSAHTMVMQRLLRNMPNVRVSTYNDLP; encoded by the coding sequence ATGCATAAACGTCTTTTTCTCCTTTGGTTAGTCCTGTGCGGAGCGGCCCACTCGGTATCAGCCCAAAAGCCCCTGGAGGTAGTAATTGTGGGAACTTCGCACTACAACGGCGGGCCCGATTCCCTGTACCGGCCCATTATCGACAAGCTGAAAGTTTACCGTCCTGACATGGTATTTGGGGAGTACCTCACCGCTGCCGATGCGCGGCAGATGCCAGCCGGCGAATCGGTAGGGGTGCCTTTCCAGCGGCGCCTGCAATACATGAAGCGCCAGGCGCTGACCACTGCGCCGCTCACGGCCAAGGCTGCTGCTACCGCGCGGCGCAAACTGCGCAAAAAACCGCAGCTGCATCACCAGCGCATTGACCTGGCCCGGCACTACGCCTACACCTACGACCGGGGCAATACCGAGTATCAGCTTTTTCTGCTGGAGGAAACCTTCAAGAAAAACCTAAGTCCTGCCGACCAGACTTATTACTTACAGGCATTTGGCTCAGCTGACTCCCTGCGGAAAGCCGCGAAGATGGTGCGCCCGCTCACCGAGTACCATAAAATTTTCTTCCCGTTGCTGCAGGAGCTGGGGCAGGACCAGATTTACGCTATGGATTGCCAGCGCTACAGTGCGGCCTGGGATAAAGCGTCAAGCGAGGCCTACACGCAGTACATTGCCCTGCAGGCCGGCTTCAAGCAGGATTCTACCACGGCGCAGGCCGCTACCTTCCGCCAGATTGCTGCTATCAAGCCAGCGTACTTCGCCTACCTGGAAGCCCCAGCCACCCAGGAGGCTACCTACCGGGCCATGAATATGCCCGAAATGGGGACACTCTCTGATAAGCTGAATTTCTTTGGCGACGAGCCTCTCTATGCAGCGCCCGGCTTTCCTACGCAGGCCGTGCGCGCTATGAAAGCCCAGTGGGAGCTGCGTAACCAGGGCATGTGCGACAATATCGTCCGCCAGGCGCGGGAGCAGGGGGCCAGCCGGGTGGTAGTGGCCGTAGGTTCAGCGCACACCATGGTGATGCAGCGTCTGCTGCGAAACATGCCTAACGTGCGCGTGAGCACCTATAACGACCTGCCGTAA
- a CDS encoding DUF4097 family beta strand repeat-containing protein has protein sequence MKTTCIALLLGLAALSATAQTAPAFTSTCHDKNSSGSNKQFCETRDLTMEAPASSATLTIDGRANGGITVHGWDGKDVRVRAKVTTWAKSEEEARKRAAAISISTKNDKLRAEGPSSPLGDNWAVSYEVFVPRQTSLAMNTVNGGIQIDDMRSNIKFDAVNGGISLNNVAGYVKGNTTNGGLHIKLAGSKWEGKGLDVSTTNGGITWELPKNYSAQLYTSTNIGGISGDLPVTKTGMLSKEITARLGQGGAPVKAVTTNGGIKVNQQ, from the coding sequence ATGAAAACTACCTGCATTGCCCTGCTGCTCGGCCTGGCCGCATTATCCGCCACCGCCCAAACGGCCCCGGCTTTCACCAGCACTTGCCACGATAAAAACTCCTCCGGCTCTAACAAGCAGTTCTGCGAAACCCGCGACCTGACCATGGAAGCCCCGGCCTCGTCGGCTACGCTCACCATTGATGGGCGCGCCAACGGCGGCATTACCGTACACGGTTGGGATGGGAAAGATGTGCGGGTACGGGCCAAGGTAACTACCTGGGCTAAGTCGGAAGAAGAGGCGCGCAAGCGGGCTGCCGCTATCAGCATCAGCACTAAAAACGACAAGCTGCGCGCCGAAGGCCCTTCCAGCCCGCTGGGGGATAACTGGGCCGTGAGCTATGAGGTATTTGTGCCCCGCCAGACTTCCCTGGCCATGAACACCGTGAATGGCGGTATCCAGATCGATGATATGCGGTCCAACATCAAGTTTGACGCGGTGAATGGCGGCATCTCCCTGAATAATGTGGCGGGCTACGTGAAAGGCAACACCACCAATGGCGGCCTGCACATTAAACTGGCCGGCTCTAAGTGGGAAGGCAAAGGGCTGGATGTATCTACCACCAACGGCGGCATTACCTGGGAGCTGCCCAAAAACTACTCGGCCCAGCTCTACACCAGCACCAACATAGGCGGCATCAGCGGCGACCTGCCCGTGACCAAAACCGGCATGCTGAGTAAGGAAATTACCGCCCGCCTCGGCCAGGGCGGCGCCCCGGTAAAGGCCGTAACCACCAACGGCGGCATCAAAGTCAATCAGCAATAA
- a CDS encoding anthrone oxygenase family protein produces MKRTFLFASLVVASGLMLTNIYSSIVDAPSWGNNIPYSMDVAREYYKASNPGNFFRIFSPLNQGLGLLCVVLFWTSGRKTRQFLIGAFLLYFLAEGLTFQYFYPRNAIMFESGTTDQQMLKNVWQEWSTTNWFRTVLVAAGVVCSALALHRTYTAPQPAELARA; encoded by the coding sequence ATGAAACGCACCTTCCTTTTCGCCTCGCTCGTGGTGGCCTCGGGCCTGATGCTCACCAACATCTACAGCTCCATTGTAGACGCGCCCTCCTGGGGAAATAATATTCCCTATTCCATGGACGTGGCCCGGGAGTACTACAAGGCTTCCAACCCCGGCAATTTCTTCCGGATATTCTCTCCGCTCAACCAGGGGCTGGGGCTACTGTGCGTGGTGCTGTTCTGGACAAGCGGGCGCAAGACCCGTCAGTTTCTCATCGGAGCCTTTCTGCTGTATTTCCTGGCCGAAGGCCTCACGTTCCAGTATTTCTACCCCCGCAATGCCATCATGTTTGAATCGGGCACCACGGATCAGCAAATGCTGAAAAACGTGTGGCAGGAGTGGAGCACCACCAACTGGTTCCGGACGGTGCTGGTAGCGGCCGGCGTGGTGTGCTCGGCGCTGGCCCTGCACCGCACCTACACTGCACCCCAGCCGGCAGAGCTGGCCAGAGCGTAG
- a CDS encoding TlpA disulfide reductase family protein, giving the protein MKKLLLGFIVAIPFLTQAQSPIPYTLKGKISKLTAPAKIYLLRGDLVMDSTTLKNGAFELKGTTDVPKEAELVLQRDGRLKNAYSGSTDRKRVFLEPDPIKLSSPDSLINATVTGGTATQDYLRLQASLKPLTSRIKAIGAEFGKASEQQRQTPEFQARMQAQGEAVTKEYAQRYLAFIKANPNSWVSLDALSNMRMMVLPQYAEVAPLYDAFSPALKNSVTGREYGKLVQALKDVAIGAQAPNFTQTTPDGKTVSLADYRGKYVLVDFWASWCGPCRAENPAVTKVYQEFKGRNFDILGVSLDKENARDKWVKAIADDQLTWTQVSDLKGWQNEVAQRYHVQSIPQNFLIDPTGKIVAANLRGADLKTTLAKFIK; this is encoded by the coding sequence ATGAAAAAACTACTGCTGGGCTTTATAGTAGCCATTCCATTCCTGACCCAGGCCCAAAGCCCCATTCCCTACACCCTCAAAGGCAAGATTAGCAAGCTCACAGCGCCGGCCAAAATCTACCTGCTGCGCGGAGATTTAGTCATGGATTCCACCACCCTGAAAAATGGGGCGTTTGAATTGAAAGGCACCACTGATGTTCCCAAAGAAGCGGAGCTGGTGTTGCAGCGGGATGGGCGGCTTAAGAATGCCTATTCCGGCTCTACAGATCGGAAGCGGGTGTTTTTGGAGCCAGACCCTATTAAGCTTTCCAGCCCCGATTCCCTGATTAATGCCACCGTAACGGGAGGCACGGCTACCCAGGACTATCTGCGGCTGCAAGCCAGCCTCAAACCGCTAACCAGCAGAATAAAGGCTATAGGAGCCGAGTTTGGGAAGGCCTCGGAGCAGCAGCGGCAGACGCCGGAGTTTCAGGCGCGGATGCAGGCGCAGGGAGAGGCCGTTACGAAAGAATACGCCCAACGCTACCTAGCCTTCATCAAAGCCAACCCCAACTCCTGGGTGAGCCTGGACGCCCTGAGCAATATGCGCATGATGGTGCTGCCGCAATACGCGGAAGTGGCTCCGCTCTACGATGCCTTCAGCCCCGCCCTCAAGAACAGTGTAACGGGCCGGGAGTATGGTAAGCTGGTGCAGGCGTTAAAAGACGTGGCCATTGGCGCGCAGGCACCCAACTTCACCCAGACTACCCCCGACGGCAAAACCGTTTCACTGGCCGACTACCGCGGCAAATACGTGCTGGTAGATTTCTGGGCCTCCTGGTGCGGCCCCTGCCGCGCCGAAAACCCGGCAGTTACCAAGGTGTACCAGGAGTTCAAAGGCCGCAACTTCGACATCCTGGGTGTATCGCTCGACAAAGAAAATGCCCGCGACAAATGGGTAAAGGCTATTGCCGACGACCAACTAACCTGGACGCAGGTTTCGGACCTGAAAGGCTGGCAGAACGAAGTGGCCCAGCGCTACCACGTGCAAAGCATTCCGCAGAACTTCCTGATTGACCCCACCGGCAAAATTGTGGCCGCCAACCTGAGAGGTGCTGATTTGAAGACTACCTTGGCAAAGTTTATTAAGTAA
- a CDS encoding NADPH-dependent F420 reductase, with the protein MPRGKGFFTHSSPANLYNTARVTSGGVVRSNSSQEEKSKSPLPLFSYLRRRSAGAQTIQTIPTMNIGIIGAGHIGSALAVRLTSLGHKVYIANSRGPETLQDVARKTGATPVTAKEAARHGSDLIVVTIPLKNIPDLPKELFEGVAADVPVIDTSNYYPMLRDGKMPELESGSLTESEWVQQHLGRPVVKVFNNIYAHHIVEKGQPAGTPGRISLPVAGDDAAAKQKVMALVEELGFDAVDAGTLHQSWRQQPGTPSYGADMPADKLRENLASLGTERTEAQHGEYLANHAQQEQAMAAQGIKLQ; encoded by the coding sequence ATGCCTCGAGGAAAGGGCTTTTTTACCCATTCGTCACCCGCAAACTTATACAACACCGCCCGAGTCACCTCAGGCGGTGTTGTTCGTTCTAACTCATCCCAAGAAGAAAAAAGCAAATCCCCGCTTCCGCTGTTTAGCTACCTGCGGCGGCGCAGTGCCGGCGCGCAAACCATACAAACTATCCCAACTATGAACATCGGAATCATTGGCGCCGGCCACATCGGCAGCGCCCTTGCTGTGCGGCTTACCAGCCTCGGCCATAAAGTATACATTGCCAACTCCCGCGGCCCCGAGACGCTGCAGGACGTAGCCCGGAAAACCGGCGCTACCCCCGTAACGGCCAAGGAAGCCGCCCGCCACGGCAGTGACCTCATCGTGGTAACCATTCCGCTGAAAAACATTCCCGACCTGCCCAAAGAACTGTTCGAGGGCGTGGCCGCCGACGTGCCCGTTATCGACACGAGCAACTACTACCCCATGCTGCGCGACGGCAAGATGCCGGAGCTGGAAAGCGGCAGCCTGACTGAAAGCGAATGGGTGCAGCAGCACCTGGGCCGCCCGGTGGTGAAGGTGTTCAACAACATCTACGCCCACCACATTGTGGAGAAGGGCCAGCCCGCCGGCACGCCCGGCCGCATTTCCCTGCCCGTAGCCGGCGACGATGCCGCCGCCAAGCAGAAAGTAATGGCCTTGGTAGAGGAACTAGGCTTCGACGCCGTGGACGCCGGCACCCTGCACCAGTCGTGGCGGCAGCAGCCCGGCACCCCCTCGTACGGCGCCGATATGCCCGCCGACAAGCTGCGCGAGAACCTGGCTAGCCTGGGTACTGAGCGCACAGAGGCCCAGCACGGCGAATACCTGGCCAACCACGCTCAGCAGGAACAGGCCATGGCGGCGCAAGGCATCAAGCTGCAATAG
- a CDS encoding MBL fold metallo-hydrolase gives MEQVAAGITQLRIQRFVNLYFVEAGEPGEWVLIDTGLPGSEETIKKAAAKLFGAESKPKAIFLTHGHLDHAGSALALAEYWQVPIHAHALELPFLTGRAVYPPADPTVGGSLAFVSRFFPPQSFQFDGHVQALAPDLHEPPFMPGWQCIHVPGHAPGQVAFFRHEDATLLGADAFATTEHDSVPAVLLGIPRISRAGTPFNTNWQQTWQSVAKLAHLRPNAIACGHGPVMRGPHLADQLLELSTHFPIPKQGRYVHHPARTDENGVEYLPPAPADTLPVQLALVGGVAALVATAVWWWSSHHRRVRTTQHEWAL, from the coding sequence ATGGAACAGGTAGCCGCTGGCATTACCCAGCTTCGCATTCAGCGTTTCGTGAATCTGTATTTTGTGGAAGCCGGCGAGCCGGGCGAATGGGTGCTGATTGATACCGGCCTGCCGGGCAGCGAAGAAACCATTAAGAAAGCAGCCGCCAAGCTATTTGGGGCCGAAAGCAAGCCCAAAGCCATATTTCTCACGCACGGCCACCTGGACCACGCCGGCTCGGCACTGGCCCTGGCCGAGTATTGGCAGGTGCCCATTCATGCCCACGCGCTGGAGCTGCCGTTCCTCACCGGCCGGGCCGTATACCCGCCCGCCGACCCCACCGTGGGCGGCTCCCTGGCCTTTGTATCCCGGTTTTTCCCACCCCAGTCGTTTCAGTTTGATGGCCACGTGCAGGCGCTGGCCCCCGACCTGCACGAGCCGCCTTTTATGCCCGGCTGGCAGTGCATACACGTACCCGGCCACGCCCCGGGTCAGGTAGCCTTTTTCCGCCACGAAGACGCCACCCTGCTGGGGGCCGATGCCTTTGCCACCACCGAGCACGACTCCGTGCCAGCCGTGCTGCTGGGTATTCCACGCATCAGCCGCGCGGGCACACCGTTTAATACTAACTGGCAGCAAACCTGGCAGTCAGTGGCCAAGCTGGCGCACCTGCGGCCCAACGCCATTGCCTGTGGTCATGGCCCGGTTATGCGTGGCCCGCACTTGGCCGATCAGCTGCTGGAGCTTTCCACGCACTTCCCCATTCCCAAGCAGGGCCGTTACGTGCACCACCCCGCCCGCACCGACGAAAACGGCGTGGAATACCTGCCCCCGGCCCCCGCCGATACGCTACCCGTGCAGCTGGCCCTGGTGGGCGGGGTGGCAGCCCTGGTAGCCACGGCCGTGTGGTGGTGGAGCTCTCACCACCGCCGCGTGCGAACCACGCAGCATGAGTGGGCGCTATAA
- a CDS encoding helix-turn-helix transcriptional regulator gives MEAQHYACAHTSVGPYVTAMWQVEGLPAHRQETILPKGIIELIFSFAGTLQVAVGPEAQAQPTSACFISGLTTRPLQLQAPPAQALFGVQLTPLAVRKLLKVPAGEFLNSITDLRLLSPDFEALTSQLAEAGTFARRRALIEAWVQRQLKAVPVSDAVVSGYLSSAAAAASVTELAARACYSPRQLSRKAHELFGMSAEALLGYRRYLSALQALHQPNKSLTDVGLESGFYDQAHFIREFRHYTNMPPGHYRHQRSQRPGHLFH, from the coding sequence ATGGAAGCCCAGCACTATGCCTGCGCCCATACCAGCGTGGGGCCCTACGTAACGGCCATGTGGCAGGTGGAGGGCTTGCCCGCGCATCGGCAGGAAACCATTCTGCCGAAAGGAATTATTGAGCTGATTTTCAGCTTTGCAGGCACCCTGCAGGTGGCGGTGGGGCCGGAAGCCCAGGCCCAGCCCACATCTGCGTGCTTTATCAGTGGGCTTACCACCCGGCCGCTGCAGCTGCAGGCGCCACCAGCGCAGGCGCTGTTTGGGGTGCAGCTCACGCCGCTGGCCGTCAGAAAGCTGCTGAAGGTGCCCGCCGGCGAGTTTCTCAACAGCATTACCGATCTGCGGTTGCTAAGCCCGGACTTTGAGGCGCTGACGAGCCAGCTGGCGGAGGCCGGCACCTTTGCCCGGCGGCGGGCCCTCATAGAGGCCTGGGTGCAGCGCCAGCTTAAGGCCGTGCCCGTGTCGGATGCGGTGGTTTCCGGGTACCTCAGCAGTGCGGCGGCCGCGGCCTCGGTTACGGAGCTGGCGGCCCGGGCTTGCTACTCGCCGCGGCAGCTCAGCCGGAAGGCGCACGAGTTGTTTGGCATGTCGGCGGAGGCTTTGCTGGGGTACCGGCGCTACCTGAGTGCGCTGCAGGCCCTGCATCAACCCAACAAAAGCCTGACGGATGTGGGGCTGGAGAGTGGCTTTTACGATCAGGCGCACTTTATCCGGGAGTTCCGGCACTACACCAATATGCCGCCGGGCCACTACCGGCACCAGCGCAGCCAGCGGCCCGGGCACCTGTTCCACTAA
- a CDS encoding SDR family NAD(P)-dependent oxidoreductase, protein MQTSLPSVLITGVSSGVGLATAQAFLRQGYRVFGSVRQEADAERLRTELGEAFVPLLFDVTDAAAIVRAVAQVEHALDGEPLRGLINNAGIAFGGPLLYQPIDVIRQHFEVNVLGLVQVTQAFLPMLGAREGFQGQPGRVLVIGSVSGQVAAPFMGAYVGAKHALEGLTASWRRELQLFGVPMVLIGLGVTQTPIWDKGIDLEPYRDTLYHAPAQRFVRFINRTRKTALTPEYVAARLVHIMETPRPKVRYTIAAELFRAWIVPRLLPARMLDRLLGRSLGLAPARP, encoded by the coding sequence ATGCAGACTTCCCTTCCTTCTGTGCTTATCACGGGCGTATCGAGCGGCGTAGGGCTGGCCACGGCGCAGGCCTTTCTGCGCCAGGGTTACCGTGTTTTTGGCAGCGTACGGCAGGAGGCAGATGCGGAGCGTTTGCGCACGGAGCTGGGCGAAGCTTTTGTGCCGCTGCTGTTTGATGTGACGGATGCCGCCGCCATTGTGCGGGCCGTGGCGCAGGTGGAGCATGCGCTGGACGGAGAGCCGCTCCGGGGGCTCATTAATAACGCCGGTATAGCGTTTGGCGGCCCCCTGCTCTATCAGCCCATTGACGTCATCCGGCAGCATTTTGAGGTAAATGTGCTGGGTTTGGTGCAGGTTACGCAGGCGTTTCTGCCCATGCTGGGGGCCCGCGAGGGTTTTCAGGGGCAGCCGGGCCGGGTTCTGGTCATTGGGTCGGTAAGTGGGCAGGTAGCCGCGCCGTTTATGGGGGCCTATGTGGGCGCCAAGCATGCCCTGGAAGGCCTTACGGCTTCGTGGCGCAGGGAATTGCAGCTGTTTGGGGTACCCATGGTTCTTATCGGGCTGGGCGTAACACAAACGCCCATCTGGGATAAAGGCATTGATTTAGAGCCGTATCGTGACACGCTGTACCATGCGCCGGCTCAGCGCTTTGTGCGGTTTATTAACCGCACCCGCAAAACGGCCCTCACGCCGGAGTACGTGGCGGCCAGGCTGGTGCACATCATGGAAACGCCGCGCCCCAAGGTGCGCTACACCATTGCCGCCGAGTTGTTTCGGGCCTGGATTGTGCCGCGCCTACTGCCCGCCCGGATGCTGGACCGGCTGCTGGGGCGTAGTTTGGGACTGGCCCCAGCCCGCCCATAG
- a CDS encoding abortive infection family protein, whose amino-acid sequence MVERAKLEKILKMGSGYVLDFNDNTLQHFVASTNELDIHDAKYSLSGGSKAKKIREFWSVESDYQVSKLLEGFIGYINVRKGELHPSFDDIEERSLQEAGKIVDRLQGTSLVEQLDAIEANNDDEDFNRLAVLIRKAIEQGMPETALDRLYTFLVKFFRTLCTKYGLTYQKEETLHGLFGKYVKFIEGKGVIQSKMSIKIMKSSISIIDEFNHVRNNASYAHDNPVLNYHESILIFNNISGLIGYINFIEKN is encoded by the coding sequence GTGGTTGAAAGAGCAAAATTGGAAAAGATTTTAAAAATGGGTAGTGGTTATGTGCTAGACTTTAACGACAATACTTTGCAGCACTTTGTTGCTTCTACTAATGAGTTGGATATACATGATGCGAAGTACAGTTTGAGTGGTGGGTCTAAAGCAAAGAAGATTCGCGAATTCTGGTCAGTGGAGAGTGATTATCAAGTCAGTAAATTACTAGAAGGTTTTATTGGGTATATTAATGTGCGTAAAGGTGAGCTCCATCCTTCGTTCGACGACATAGAAGAAAGATCACTGCAAGAAGCTGGTAAAATCGTAGATAGGTTACAAGGTACTTCCCTTGTTGAGCAGTTAGATGCAATAGAAGCTAATAACGATGATGAAGATTTTAATAGATTGGCAGTATTGATTAGAAAGGCTATTGAACAAGGAATGCCGGAAACAGCTTTAGATAGACTGTATACTTTTTTAGTAAAATTCTTCAGGACTTTATGCACTAAGTATGGATTAACCTACCAAAAAGAAGAAACTCTGCATGGCTTGTTCGGTAAGTATGTGAAATTTATCGAGGGCAAAGGGGTTATACAATCTAAGATGTCAATAAAGATTATGAAATCATCGATTAGTATTATAGACGAATTTAATCATGTGCGGAATAATGCCAGTTATGCTCATGATAATCCTGTCCTAAATTATCATGAAAGTATTTTAATATTTAATAATATATCTGGATTGATTGGATATATAAATTTTATAGAAAAAAATTAG
- the hutU gene encoding urocanate hydratase, with product MPHSALETPELNLEANSQSSEVSLPATRPMYYEYKPEETVKAMHGTTLRCKTWEAEAALRMLENNLDPAVSLVYDELIVYGGAGRAARNWKEYQTIVRTLKNLEADETMLVQSGKAVGVVRTWAHAPRVLIANSNLVPAWSTQEYFDELDKLGLMMYGQMTAGSWIYIATQGILQGTYETFAAVGDKHFNGTLAGTVTVTAGLGGMSGAQPLAVTMNDGVCLVIEPIDARVKQKVQEGYLDEQARDLSHALELCQQYKQARKGWSIGLTGNAATVLPELLQRGFQTDIVTDQTSAHDLMDYIPEGDIDQVLQLRKDNPEEFKRQALQAIVKHCQAIIDMQAAGAVALDYGNNLRGQAEKGGLKVRDEKGQFLYPGFVPGYIRPLFCEGKGPFRWAALSGDPQDILRIDRALLETFPDNKMLARWIEKAQAKVPFIGLPARVCWLGYGEREKFGLVINDLVARGEVSAPIVIGRDHLDCGSVASPNRETEGMKDGSDAVADWPLLNALANTASGADWVSIHNGGGVGIGNSTHAGMVIVATGTPEKAERLRRVLTTDPGMGVFRHADAGYELAQQVAEERGVKIPGRE from the coding sequence ATGCCACACTCTGCCCTGGAAACCCCCGAGCTCAACCTCGAAGCCAATAGCCAGTCATCGGAAGTAAGCCTGCCCGCCACGCGGCCCATGTACTACGAGTACAAGCCCGAGGAAACGGTGAAGGCCATGCACGGCACCACCCTGCGCTGCAAAACCTGGGAGGCCGAAGCCGCCCTGCGCATGCTGGAAAACAACCTGGACCCGGCCGTGAGCCTGGTGTATGATGAGCTGATTGTGTACGGCGGCGCCGGCCGCGCGGCCCGCAACTGGAAGGAGTACCAGACCATTGTGCGCACCCTCAAAAACCTGGAAGCCGACGAAACCATGCTGGTGCAGTCGGGTAAGGCGGTGGGCGTGGTGCGCACCTGGGCCCACGCCCCACGCGTGCTCATTGCCAACAGCAACCTGGTGCCCGCCTGGAGCACCCAGGAGTACTTTGATGAGCTGGATAAGCTGGGCCTGATGATGTACGGGCAGATGACGGCCGGCTCCTGGATTTACATTGCCACCCAGGGCATTCTGCAGGGTACGTATGAAACCTTCGCCGCCGTGGGCGACAAGCACTTCAACGGCACGCTGGCCGGCACCGTCACCGTCACGGCCGGCCTCGGCGGCATGAGCGGCGCCCAGCCGCTGGCCGTGACCATGAACGACGGCGTGTGCCTGGTAATAGAGCCTATTGATGCCCGCGTAAAGCAGAAGGTGCAGGAAGGCTACCTCGATGAGCAGGCCCGCGACCTAAGCCACGCCCTGGAGCTGTGCCAGCAGTACAAGCAGGCGCGCAAAGGCTGGAGCATCGGCCTCACCGGCAACGCCGCCACCGTGCTGCCCGAGCTGCTGCAGCGCGGCTTCCAGACCGACATCGTGACCGACCAGACCTCGGCCCACGACCTGATGGACTACATTCCCGAGGGCGACATTGACCAGGTACTGCAGCTGCGCAAGGACAACCCCGAGGAGTTCAAGCGCCAAGCCCTGCAGGCCATTGTAAAGCACTGCCAGGCCATAATTGATATGCAGGCCGCCGGCGCCGTGGCCCTCGACTATGGCAATAACCTGCGCGGGCAGGCCGAGAAAGGCGGCCTGAAAGTGCGCGACGAAAAAGGCCAGTTCCTGTATCCCGGTTTCGTGCCTGGCTACATCCGCCCGCTGTTCTGCGAGGGCAAAGGCCCCTTCCGCTGGGCCGCCCTCTCCGGCGACCCGCAGGACATTCTGCGCATCGACCGCGCCCTGCTGGAAACCTTCCCCGACAACAAGATGCTGGCCCGCTGGATTGAGAAAGCCCAGGCCAAGGTGCCCTTCATTGGGTTGCCCGCCCGCGTGTGCTGGCTGGGCTACGGCGAGCGGGAAAAGTTCGGCCTGGTCATCAACGACCTGGTGGCCCGTGGCGAAGTCTCGGCCCCCATCGTCATCGGCCGCGACCACCTCGACTGTGGCTCCGTGGCCTCGCCCAACCGCGAAACCGAAGGCATGAAGGACGGCTCCGACGCCGTGGCCGACTGGCCCCTGCTCAACGCCCTGGCCAACACGGCCTCCGGCGCCGACTGGGTATCCATCCACAACGGCGGCGGCGTGGGCATCGGCAACAGCACCCACGCGGGCATGGTCATCGTGGCCACCGGCACCCCCGAAAAAGCCGAGCGCCTGCGCCGCGTGCTCACCACCGACCCCGGCATGGGCGTCTTCCGCCACGCCGACGCCGGGTATGAGCTGGCTCAGCAGGTAGCCGAGGAGCGCGGAGTGAAGATTCCGGGGCGGGAGTAG
- a CDS encoding arginase family protein, with product MATFLRELIRPADELPQADVCLVGLPLDFGTVLEGGRAGAVGAPDAIRRELRRYHKTYNLEHHVSLDNLRIADAGNLPLRHPDHAANHETIRQRLAGLLRQYPLVVVLGGSHDGTYSTVRGLFDAEGGKPVGGINLDAHADVKHRPDLISSGTPFGKLLREGQLDGTRFTELGLHSNLNTLEDIEFLRAWMAHIVPLAQVRKGGMEAAMLEALHQATATGPAFVSFDIDGVAEAYAPAVSAPSAEGFTPHQAVEAAFLAGEDPFVRLFEVVELNPIFDRDNQTARLAATIITAFLTGLASRLQKH from the coding sequence ATGGCCACTTTCCTCCGTGAACTTATCCGCCCCGCCGACGAGCTGCCCCAGGCTGACGTCTGCCTCGTGGGCCTGCCCCTCGATTTTGGTACCGTGCTGGAAGGCGGCCGCGCCGGGGCGGTGGGTGCCCCCGATGCCATTCGGCGGGAGCTGCGCCGCTACCACAAAACCTACAACCTGGAGCACCACGTCTCCCTGGATAACCTGCGCATTGCCGATGCCGGCAACCTGCCCCTGCGCCACCCCGACCACGCCGCCAACCACGAAACCATCCGCCAGCGCCTGGCCGGGCTGCTGCGCCAGTACCCGCTGGTAGTGGTGCTGGGCGGCTCCCACGATGGCACCTACAGCACCGTGCGCGGCCTGTTCGACGCGGAAGGCGGAAAGCCCGTGGGCGGCATCAACCTGGATGCCCACGCCGATGTAAAACACCGGCCCGACCTGATCAGCAGCGGCACTCCGTTTGGCAAGCTGCTGCGCGAAGGCCAGCTGGACGGCACGCGCTTCACGGAACTGGGCCTGCATTCTAACCTGAATACGCTGGAAGACATTGAGTTCCTGCGGGCCTGGATGGCGCATATTGTACCCCTGGCCCAGGTGCGGAAGGGTGGGATGGAGGCGGCCATGCTGGAAGCCCTGCACCAGGCCACCGCCACCGGCCCGGCTTTCGTGAGCTTCGATATAGACGGAGTAGCCGAAGCCTATGCGCCCGCCGTGTCGGCCCCCAGCGCCGAGGGATTTACCCCGCACCAGGCCGTGGAAGCCGCTTTTTTAGCTGGCGAAGACCCTTTTGTGCGCCTGTTCGAAGTAGTGGAGCTGAACCCCATTTTCGACCGCGACAACCAAACCGCCCGCCTGGCCGCCACCATTATCACGGCTTTCCTCACGGGGCTGGCCAGCCGGCTGCAGAAGCATTAG